The following are from one region of the Tachysurus fulvidraco isolate hzauxx_2018 chromosome 24, HZAU_PFXX_2.0, whole genome shotgun sequence genome:
- the si:dkey-120c6.5 gene encoding GTPase IMAP family member 7 isoform X2, with protein sequence MRIIICGSSGHHQFSVTESILQRKVFHDDKDTKLTTKTSGKILERNVTLINTPNLIDHDLFHYMSKKELKKAVCFSCPGPHAVLFTLNPSEIPPNVNDVFKQLVKYFGDKILKNTMVVLYHEEQQLTKQIEDSVKKNKHLNELLNNCGQRCLFFSRTKNTSGGDVTMELFEKIDKMVEDHGIFSNPEFEDAEKRIMKEEKILQDQRKKEVNAMVEELKKKYSRDELEREIEQYKEKIRLENREKAEMLIADRLGFTLRLVDYAAAVGKGAFAGTILAGAMGYPGMAVGAAVGAVLGGMLGGFFGAVWNIISDALSDFGRHATYT encoded by the exons A TGAGAATTATCATATGTGGAAGCTCTGGTCATCATCAGTTCTCTGTCACTGAGTCGATCCTGCAGAGAAAGGTGTTTCACGATGATAAAGACACTAAACTAACTACTAAAACCTCTGGGAAGATCCTTGAAAGAAATGTGACACTGATTAACACCCCAAATCTTATTGAtcatgatttatttcactacatgtcaaAAAAAGAGCTGAAGAAGGCGGTCTGTTTCTCCTGTCCAGGGCCACACGCCGTCCTGTTTACACTAAACCCGTCTGAGATCCCACCGAATGTGAACGACGTTTTTAAACAGTTAGTGAAGTACTTTGGAGATAAAATCTTAAAGAACACAATGGTGGTTTTGTACCATGAAGAACAGCAGTTGACCAAGCAGATTGAAGACagtgtgaagaaaaataaacacttaaatGAGCTTCTTAACAACTGCGGCCAAAGATGCCTCTTCTTCAGCAGAACGAAGAACACGAGTGGTGGTGACGTTACAATGGAGCTGTTTGAGAAAATAGACAAGATGGTGGAAGATCATGGGATTTTTTCTAATCCAGAGTTTGAAGATGCTGAAAAACGAAtcatgaaagaagaaaaaatcctCCAAGATCAGAGAAAGAAGGAGGTCAATGCAATGGTGGAGGAACTGAAGAAAAAGTATTCTCGGGATGAGCTGGAACGGGAAATTGAGCAGTATAAAGAAAAGATCAGGTTAGAGAACAGGGAAAAGGCAGAGATGCTGATCGCAGACAGACTCGGCTTTACTCTCAGACTTGTCGATTATGCAGCGGCTGTAGGGAAAGGAGCGTTTGCAGGGACAATATTAGCGGGGGCGATGGGGTATCCGGGTATGGCCGTAGGAGCAGCGGTCGGTGCAGTACTGGGTGGTATGTTAGGTGGTTTTTTTGGAGCAGTTTGGAACATTATCAGTGATGCTTTATCAGATTTCGGTAGACATGCAACTTACACTTAA
- the si:dkey-120c6.5 gene encoding GTPase IMAP family member 7 isoform X1, translating to MSKIPKMKVAEGALPDRPPVKRKRRSSILEPPSMRIIICGSSGHHQFSVTESILQRKVFHDDKDTKLTTKTSGKILERNVTLINTPNLIDHDLFHYMSKKELKKAVCFSCPGPHAVLFTLNPSEIPPNVNDVFKQLVKYFGDKILKNTMVVLYHEEQQLTKQIEDSVKKNKHLNELLNNCGQRCLFFSRTKNTSGGDVTMELFEKIDKMVEDHGIFSNPEFEDAEKRIMKEEKILQDQRKKEVNAMVEELKKKYSRDELEREIEQYKEKIRLENREKAEMLIADRLGFTLRLVDYAAAVGKGAFAGTILAGAMGYPGMAVGAAVGAVLGGMLGGFFGAVWNIISDALSDFGRHATYT from the exons AAGATGAAAGTAGCTGAAG GTGCACTGCCAGACAGGCCTCCTGTAAAGAGAAAACGCAGGAGTAGCATTTTGGAACCGCCTTCTA TGAGAATTATCATATGTGGAAGCTCTGGTCATCATCAGTTCTCTGTCACTGAGTCGATCCTGCAGAGAAAGGTGTTTCACGATGATAAAGACACTAAACTAACTACTAAAACCTCTGGGAAGATCCTTGAAAGAAATGTGACACTGATTAACACCCCAAATCTTATTGAtcatgatttatttcactacatgtcaaAAAAAGAGCTGAAGAAGGCGGTCTGTTTCTCCTGTCCAGGGCCACACGCCGTCCTGTTTACACTAAACCCGTCTGAGATCCCACCGAATGTGAACGACGTTTTTAAACAGTTAGTGAAGTACTTTGGAGATAAAATCTTAAAGAACACAATGGTGGTTTTGTACCATGAAGAACAGCAGTTGACCAAGCAGATTGAAGACagtgtgaagaaaaataaacacttaaatGAGCTTCTTAACAACTGCGGCCAAAGATGCCTCTTCTTCAGCAGAACGAAGAACACGAGTGGTGGTGACGTTACAATGGAGCTGTTTGAGAAAATAGACAAGATGGTGGAAGATCATGGGATTTTTTCTAATCCAGAGTTTGAAGATGCTGAAAAACGAAtcatgaaagaagaaaaaatcctCCAAGATCAGAGAAAGAAGGAGGTCAATGCAATGGTGGAGGAACTGAAGAAAAAGTATTCTCGGGATGAGCTGGAACGGGAAATTGAGCAGTATAAAGAAAAGATCAGGTTAGAGAACAGGGAAAAGGCAGAGATGCTGATCGCAGACAGACTCGGCTTTACTCTCAGACTTGTCGATTATGCAGCGGCTGTAGGGAAAGGAGCGTTTGCAGGGACAATATTAGCGGGGGCGATGGGGTATCCGGGTATGGCCGTAGGAGCAGCGGTCGGTGCAGTACTGGGTGGTATGTTAGGTGGTTTTTTTGGAGCAGTTTGGAACATTATCAGTGATGCTTTATCAGATTTCGGTAGACATGCAACTTACACTTAA